A single window of Chloracidobacterium thermophilum B DNA harbors:
- a CDS encoding DUF1015 domain-containing protein has protein sequence MAIVHPFRALRPQPVRVADVAAVPYDVVSRDEARALVANNPYSLLHVTRPDANLPDDTPPEAELQYQTARANLERLIREAPLLTDEEAGFFVYRLVMAGRAQTGIVGVCAVDDYDREVIRKHEKTRPDKEDDRTRHLLALGVHTEPVFLVYRDVPALEALVEQTCSGVPLYDFTAEDGIQHTVWRMADADQVRMAFADVPTLYVADGHHRSASASRARAVWRAQDPHPSAEAPYNFFLAVLFPAGQLRILPYNRVVSDLNGYAPTDFIAALQARFEPRPATPTPAAEGDFSVYCAGRWHSFRFRPAEDGDILTRLDVSRLQTQVLEPLLGIGDPRTDKRLDFVGGIRGTAELERRVNAGQAAVAFSLYPTSLEALLAVADRGEVMPPKSTWFEPKLRSGLLMYAVQG, from the coding sequence ATGGCCATTGTTCATCCCTTTCGCGCGCTCCGTCCCCAGCCTGTCCGCGTCGCGGACGTGGCAGCAGTTCCCTACGACGTTGTCAGCCGGGACGAAGCCCGTGCGCTGGTTGCCAACAACCCCTACAGCCTGCTGCACGTCACCCGGCCGGATGCCAACCTGCCGGATGACACCCCGCCGGAAGCCGAACTCCAGTACCAGACCGCCCGGGCCAATCTGGAGCGGCTCATCCGGGAAGCGCCGTTGCTTACCGATGAGGAAGCCGGTTTCTTTGTCTATCGGCTCGTCATGGCGGGACGGGCGCAGACTGGCATCGTTGGCGTCTGTGCCGTGGACGACTACGACCGGGAGGTGATCCGCAAGCACGAAAAGACGCGCCCGGACAAGGAAGACGACCGCACCCGGCATCTGCTGGCGCTGGGCGTCCACACAGAGCCGGTCTTTCTGGTCTACCGGGACGTACCGGCGCTGGAGGCGCTCGTGGAGCAGACCTGCTCTGGTGTGCCGCTGTATGACTTCACGGCTGAGGATGGCATTCAGCACACGGTCTGGCGCATGGCGGATGCCGACCAGGTTCGTATGGCCTTTGCAGATGTCCCGACGCTCTATGTCGCCGATGGGCATCACCGTTCGGCCAGCGCCAGCCGCGCCCGCGCTGTATGGCGGGCACAGGACCCACACCCGTCAGCGGAAGCACCCTACAACTTTTTTCTGGCGGTGCTTTTCCCGGCGGGCCAACTGCGGATACTGCCCTACAACCGCGTTGTCAGTGACCTCAACGGCTATGCACCGACGGACTTCATCGCGGCTTTGCAAGCCCGATTTGAACCACGTCCGGCTACACCGACGCCGGCTGCGGAAGGTGATTTTTCGGTCTATTGCGCCGGCCGGTGGCACAGCTTCCGCTTTCGTCCGGCAGAAGACGGGGACATCCTGACGCGGCTGGATGTCAGCCGCCTGCAAACACAGGTGCTGGAACCATTGCTGGGCATTGGCGATCCCCGTACGGACAAGCGGCTGGATTTTGTCGGCGGGATTCGCGGCACGGCAGAACTGGAACGGCGGGTCAACGCCGGGCAGGCAGCGGTCGCCTTTTCCCTTTACCCGACTTCGCTGGAGGCGTTGTTGGCTGTTGCTGACCGGGGAGAGGTGATGCCCCCGAAGTCCACCTGGTTTGAACCGAAGCTCCGCTCCGGGCTGCTGATGTATGCCGTCCAAGGCTGA
- a CDS encoding gamma-glutamyl-gamma-aminobutyrate hydrolase family protein, whose product MPAPYTKQPIIGITVRIDPDKDTYHLRTTYPRAVLHAGGIPLLIPLLTEPGYLDAVAQVLDGILLSGNPGDIDPFRYGQAPHVALGPVHPERDETDLQLLRIADARRLPVLAICYGMQLLNVHRGGTLFQDLPSQVENVMQHQQRGSFRRVAHGIQIDRDSLLAKLAGGVTARVNSHHHQAIDELGRDLRAIAWAADGVIEAVIGTQPNHFVLGVQWHPEINADHDPFSQALFKHFVAEAALHRQGPPLE is encoded by the coding sequence ATGCCCGCACCATACACGAAGCAGCCCATCATTGGTATCACCGTTCGGATTGACCCCGACAAGGACACCTATCATCTGCGCACGACCTACCCGCGCGCGGTTTTGCACGCCGGTGGGATTCCGCTGCTCATCCCGCTGCTGACGGAGCCGGGCTACCTTGACGCCGTCGCCCAGGTGCTTGACGGTATCCTTTTGTCCGGCAATCCCGGTGATATTGACCCGTTCCGCTACGGGCAGGCGCCGCATGTCGCACTCGGCCCGGTTCACCCGGAACGGGATGAAACCGACCTTCAGTTGTTGCGCATTGCCGATGCCCGACGGCTTCCCGTCCTTGCCATCTGCTACGGGATGCAACTGCTCAACGTACACCGTGGCGGGACGCTGTTTCAGGACCTGCCCTCGCAGGTCGAAAACGTCATGCAGCATCAGCAGCGTGGCAGCTTTCGCCGGGTTGCCCATGGCATCCAGATTGACCGGGACAGCCTGCTGGCCAAGCTGGCCGGGGGTGTCACAGCACGTGTCAACAGTCACCATCACCAGGCTATTGACGAACTCGGCCGAGACCTGCGCGCCATCGCCTGGGCGGCGGATGGCGTCATCGAGGCCGTCATCGGGACCCAGCCCAACCACTTTGTGCTTGGCGTCCAGTGGCACCCGGAAATCAATGCCGACCATGACCCCTTTTCACAAGCCCTGTTCAAGCACTTCGTGGCCGAGGCAGCGCTGCATCGCCAGGGCCCACCATTGGAGTAA
- a CDS encoding FKBP-type peptidyl-prolyl cis-trans isomerase has protein sequence MTNLAITDLQTGAGAVAENGHVVTVHYTGWLLDGTKFDSSHDRRQPFEFVLGLGQVIRGWDLGVAGMRVGGRRQLTIPPELAYGSRGIGPIPPNATLCFEVELLSVKP, from the coding sequence GTGACAAACCTTGCAATTACAGACCTGCAAACCGGCGCCGGCGCGGTAGCCGAAAATGGCCATGTCGTCACTGTTCACTACACCGGCTGGCTGCTCGATGGAACAAAATTCGACAGCTCCCACGACCGGCGGCAGCCCTTCGAGTTCGTGCTTGGGTTAGGGCAGGTCATTCGCGGCTGGGATTTGGGGGTTGCCGGCATGCGCGTTGGCGGCAGGCGGCAACTGACCATTCCGCCAGAACTGGCCTATGGTAGCCGAGGGATTGGGCCGATTCCACCCAACGCCACCCTGTGCTTTGAGGTCGAGCTGTTGTCGGTCAAACCGTGA